A single region of the Sorghum bicolor cultivar BTx623 chromosome 9, Sorghum_bicolor_NCBIv3, whole genome shotgun sequence genome encodes:
- the LOC8055730 gene encoding uncharacterized protein LOC8055730, with translation MDHELQHSFTKFNGKTRCGESGSSDVTQMVRCACCDVAEDCTAAYILCVRAAHCGSWVCGLCAEAVGERLRHDPGAGMEAALRWHMAVCRDFNATTRMNPKLSLAGSMRDIARRSFNRRASSTATCHDELRAAKTMARSMSCQPRFLA, from the coding sequence ATGGATCATGAGCTGCAGCACTCATTCACGAAGTTCAACGGAAAGACCCGGTGTGGTGAGAGCGGAAGCTCCGACGTGACACAGATGGTCCGGTGCGCGTGCTGCGACGTGGCAGAGGACTGCACGGCCGCCTACATCCTTTGCGTCCGCGCGGCGCACTGCGGGAGCTGGGTGTGCGGCCTCTGTGCGGAGGCCGTAGGCGAGCGGCTGCGCCACGACCCGGGCGCCGGCATGGAGGCGGCGCTGCGGTGGCACATGGCAGTGTGCAGGGACTTCAACGCAACCACCAGGATGAACCCGAAGCTCTCCCTCGCCGGCTCCATGAGGGACATCGCCAGAAGGAGCTTCAACCGGCGGGCGTCGTCCACGGCGACGTGCCACGACGAGCTCCGCGCTGCTAAGACAATGGCGAGATCCATGAGCTGCCAGCCTCGCTTCCTTGCGTGA